One part of the Raphanus sativus cultivar WK10039 chromosome 7, ASM80110v3, whole genome shotgun sequence genome encodes these proteins:
- the LOC108830242 gene encoding uncharacterized protein LOC108830242, with the protein MIASLTESLQSCKDELASCQRELESAKAETDKWNSAFKKESFVPASKSPEPAFVIDYIQTLRSSDKSLKEKLEIAQMKLAIRDLKSQLKPASMKTDEYPEVDSEHQGSTPAGPSLGEIPKDDEQEEPDIESLKTIIEDQFRMIQTQNSHFQTQSSHIETLNSQIQTQNSLFQRFDAFFDYLAAKDPHLAALRSTNLNPKNDQAGTGNDQAGKNDSNTV; encoded by the exons ATGATTGCGTCACTCACTGAAAG TCTTCAGAGCTGTAAAGATGAGCTTGCTTCATGTCAA AGGGAGCTTGAATCAGCAAAAGCAGAGACTGATAAGTGGAACTCAGCGTTTAAGAAAGAGTCCTTTGTTCCTGCTAGTAAATCTCCTG AACCTGCATTTGTGATTGACTACATCCAAACTCTAAGATCTTCCGACAAGTCTTTGAAAGAAAAG TTGGAAATTGCACAAATGAAG TTAGCGATCCGTGATCTGAAATCTCAACTCAAGCCAGCGTCAATGAAG ACAGATGAGTACCCAGAAGTCGACAGCGAGCATCAAGGATCCACCCCCGCTGGTCCTTCACTAGGAGAAATCCCTAAGGATGATGAGCAGGa GGAACCGGACATCGAGTCTCTGAAAACGATCATTGAAGATCAATTTCGCATGATTCAGACACAGAATAGTCACTTTCAAACACAAAGTAGTCATATTGAGACACTGAATAGTCAGATTCAGACGCAGAATAGTCTGTTTCAGAGGTTTGATGCTTTTTTTGACTACCTTGCTGCGAAGGATCCACATTTGGCAGCCCTTCGGAGCACCAACTTGAATCCAAAGAACGATCAGGCTGGAACTGGGAACGATCAGGCCGGAAAGAATGACTCCAACACCGTgtag
- the LOC108830235 gene encoding uncharacterized protein LOC108830235, which translates to MGKDDYDILIDKIRNRITHWPNRFLSMAGRLQMIRYVLLSIVNFSMAAFLWSGPDLNQRKAKVFWEIVCRRKCDGGLGLRPLKEANQVSCLKLIWRTVSSQASLWAQWTKENLFKNGSFWSIKETTTKGSWMWRKLVKLQDKAKDFHMMKVGDGNNTSFWFDCWSSMGRLYDLFGAHGSIDMGVSRTATVAEALNNRRRRRHRVDVLNEVEKICEDQRLKLTREPDVALWKQSEEKYQAVFKTKQTWELIRKEDPPVQCWRSIWYRHHIPKYAFLHWLAIQNRLSTGDRMLAWNVGAKPSWFSLLGRALVETGARFVAKLVHNSVVEAYGTDYGHKRRFDTDYGHKRRFAGKVPCSLHIASCCLFPLAGEK; encoded by the exons ATGGGGAAAGATGACTACGATATTCTTATTGATAAGATAAGAAATCGTATTACTCATTGGCCGAACCGGTTCTTATCGATGGCTGGTAGATTACAGATGATACGCTATGTTCTTCTGAGCATTGTGAACTTCTCGATGGCTG CTTTTCTTTGGTCGGGGCCTGATCTGAACCAGAGGAAAGCTAAGGTATTTTGGGAAATAGTTTGTCGGAGGAAGTGTGATGGGGGTCTAGGTCTTCGGCCATTGAAAGAAGCTAACCAAGTCAGTTGTTTAAAACTCATCTGGAGGACAGTATCTTCTCAAGCATCTCTTTGGGCACAGTGGACTAAGGAGAATCTTTTCAAGAATGGTTCGTTCTGGTCGATCAAAGAAACCACCACAAAAGGTTCCTGGATGTGGCGCAAGCTGGTGAAGCTCCAAGACAAAGCTAAAGACTTTCACATGATGAAAGTAGGTGATGGGAATAATACATCATTTTGGTTTGATTGTTGGTCAAGTATGGGAAGGCTGTACGATTTGTTTGGTGCACACGGTAGCATCGATATGGGAGTTTCAAGGACTGCAACTGTTGCTGAGGCTTTGAATaatcggaggaggaggaggcataGGGTTGATGTACTCAATGAAGTTGAAAAAATCTGTGAGGATCAGAGGCTGAAGCTTACTAGAGAACCTGATGTAGCACTTTGGAAACAAAGTGAAGAAAAGTATCAAGCAGTTTTcaagacaaaacaaacatgGGAACTTATTCGTAAAGAAGACCCTCCTGTTCAATGTTGGAGGAGCATCTGGTATAGACATCACATTCCGAAATACGCTTTCCTACATTGGTTAGCGATTCAGAATAGATTGTCGACGGGAGATCGCATGTTGGCATGGAACGTAGGAGCTAAACCATCTTGGTTCTCT TTACTCGGCAGAGCTCTGGTCGAAACTGGTGCGAGGTTTGTTGCAAAACTCGTCCACAACTCTGTGGTCGAAGCTTATGGTACTGATTATGGACACAAAAGGAGGTTTGATACTGATTATGGACACAAAAGGAGGTTTGCTGGAAAGGTTCCTTGTTCGCTACACATTGCAAGTTGCTGTCTTTTTCCTTTGGCGGGAGAGAAATGA